One Tomitella gaofuii DNA segment encodes these proteins:
- a CDS encoding amidohydrolase family protein codes for MTGPGAPGLGDEGPWRIRGTALPGGERVEWYLHHGRLTTAPVAGARDLGDGGWLLPGLVDAHCHVGVGRGSRGVGPDECLAQARLERDRGVLLVRDCGAPVDTRGLDAVPGLPRIIRAGQHLARPKRYLRELGLALDDPAQLPDAVEEQARAGDGWVKLVGDWIDRSVGDLAPLWDDDILARAIARAHAAGARVTAHVFGEDALPGLLRAGIDCIEHGTGLTAETIDMMRRQGTALVPTLINIANFPDIADGAGKYPVYAAHMRALHGRLGETMRSVLDAGIPVYAGTDAGGMIDHGRIVDEVEALAAAGLGDAAAVAAASWRGRRWLTGADESHAGLYGLDRDDARADLVVYPADPRDDPGVLRAPALIVAGGMPVAPGVHA; via the coding sequence GTGACCGGGCCCGGCGCGCCGGGCCTCGGCGACGAAGGGCCGTGGCGGATCAGGGGCACCGCGCTCCCCGGCGGTGAGCGCGTCGAGTGGTATCTGCACCACGGGCGGCTCACCACCGCGCCGGTCGCCGGGGCGCGCGACCTCGGCGACGGCGGCTGGCTGCTCCCCGGACTGGTGGACGCGCACTGCCACGTCGGCGTCGGGCGCGGCAGCCGCGGCGTCGGCCCCGACGAATGCCTCGCGCAGGCACGCCTCGAACGCGACCGCGGAGTCCTGCTGGTCCGCGACTGCGGCGCTCCCGTCGACACCCGGGGCCTCGACGCGGTCCCCGGGCTGCCGCGGATCATCCGCGCCGGGCAGCACCTGGCACGGCCCAAGCGCTACCTGCGCGAGCTCGGGCTGGCCCTCGACGATCCGGCGCAACTGCCGGACGCGGTCGAGGAGCAGGCGCGGGCCGGCGACGGGTGGGTGAAGCTCGTGGGCGACTGGATCGACCGCTCCGTCGGCGACCTGGCCCCGCTCTGGGACGACGACATCCTCGCCCGGGCCATCGCCCGGGCGCACGCGGCCGGCGCGCGGGTCACCGCGCACGTGTTCGGCGAGGACGCATTGCCGGGCCTGCTGCGCGCGGGGATCGACTGCATCGAGCACGGCACGGGGCTGACCGCCGAGACCATCGACATGATGCGGCGCCAGGGCACCGCGCTGGTCCCCACGCTGATCAACATCGCCAACTTCCCGGACATCGCCGACGGCGCCGGCAAGTACCCCGTCTACGCCGCGCACATGCGGGCGCTGCACGGGCGGCTGGGCGAAACCATGCGTTCGGTGCTCGATGCGGGCATCCCGGTGTATGCGGGGACGGATGCCGGCGGGATGATCGACCACGGCCGCATCGTCGACGAGGTCGAGGCGTTGGCCGCGGCCGGTCTCGGCGACGCGGCCGCGGTGGCCGCGGCGTCGTGGCGCGGGCGCAGGTGGCTCACCGGTGCGGACGAGTCGCATGCGGGGCTCTACGGGCTGGACCGCGATGATGCGCGGGCCGACCTCGTGGTCTATCCCGCCGACCCGCGCGACGACCCCGGCGTGCTCCGCGCGCCCGCCCTCATCGTCGCGGGCGGGATGCCGGTCGCTCCCGGCGTGCACGCGTAG
- the ffh gene encoding signal recognition particle protein, producing MFESLSDRLTSSLKDLRGKGKLSPADIDATCREIRLALLEADVALPVVREFIKNIKERAKGAEVSGALNPAQQVVKIVNEELIGILGGETRRLNLAKTPPTVIMLAGLQGAGKTTLAGKLAVWLREQGHTPMLVACDLQRPNAVTQLKVVGEQAGVPVYAPHPGASSEGEAQGAGVGDPVAVARAGVEEARTKVHDVVIVDTAGRLGVDEVLMKQAADIRDAVQPDEVLFVLDAMVGQDAVSTADAFREGVGFTGVVLTKLDGDARGGAALSVRQVTGRPIMFASTGEKLGDFDVFHPDRMSSRILGMGDLLSLIEQAEQVFDAQQAEATAQKIGSGELTLEDFLEQMMAIRKMGPLANLVGMLPGAGDMKEALGQVDEKQLDRVQAIIRGMTPAERDNPKIINGSRRLRIANGSGVTVTEVNQLVERFFEARKMMSAMAGRMGGPGGHGKGKGKRGKKGKKGKKGGRGPTPPKVKGGFPGGMPGGFPGMPGGMPGGMPDLSSMPKGLDKLPPGLEGIDLSQLDLPGKDGKAK from the coding sequence GTGTTCGAATCCCTCTCCGACAGACTCACCTCGTCGCTCAAGGACCTGCGCGGCAAGGGCAAGCTGTCGCCCGCCGATATCGACGCCACCTGCCGCGAGATCCGCCTGGCCCTGCTCGAGGCCGACGTCGCACTCCCCGTGGTCCGTGAGTTCATCAAGAACATCAAGGAACGCGCCAAAGGGGCGGAGGTCTCCGGTGCGCTCAATCCGGCGCAGCAAGTGGTCAAGATCGTCAACGAGGAGCTCATCGGCATCCTCGGCGGCGAGACCCGGCGGCTGAACCTCGCGAAGACGCCGCCCACGGTGATCATGCTCGCGGGCCTGCAGGGCGCGGGCAAGACCACGCTGGCCGGAAAGCTGGCGGTGTGGCTGCGCGAGCAGGGGCACACGCCGATGCTCGTCGCCTGCGACCTGCAACGGCCCAACGCCGTCACGCAGTTGAAGGTGGTCGGCGAGCAGGCCGGGGTGCCCGTGTACGCGCCGCATCCCGGCGCGAGCAGCGAGGGCGAGGCGCAGGGGGCCGGTGTCGGCGACCCGGTCGCGGTGGCGCGCGCGGGTGTCGAGGAGGCCCGCACCAAGGTCCACGACGTCGTCATCGTCGACACCGCCGGACGGCTGGGCGTCGACGAGGTTTTGATGAAGCAGGCCGCGGACATCCGCGACGCCGTGCAGCCGGACGAGGTCCTGTTCGTGCTTGACGCGATGGTGGGCCAGGACGCGGTGAGCACCGCGGACGCCTTCCGCGAGGGCGTCGGGTTCACGGGCGTGGTCCTCACCAAGCTCGACGGCGACGCGCGCGGCGGCGCCGCGCTGAGCGTCCGGCAGGTGACCGGCCGCCCGATCATGTTCGCCTCCACCGGCGAGAAGCTCGGCGACTTCGACGTGTTCCACCCGGATCGCATGTCGAGCCGCATCCTGGGCATGGGCGACCTGCTCAGCCTCATCGAGCAGGCCGAGCAGGTCTTCGACGCGCAGCAGGCGGAGGCCACGGCCCAGAAGATCGGCAGCGGCGAGCTCACGCTGGAGGACTTCCTCGAGCAGATGATGGCCATCCGCAAGATGGGTCCGCTCGCCAACCTCGTCGGCATGCTCCCCGGCGCCGGCGACATGAAGGAGGCGCTGGGCCAGGTCGACGAGAAGCAGCTCGACCGGGTTCAGGCGATCATCCGCGGCATGACCCCGGCCGAGCGCGACAACCCGAAGATCATCAACGGCTCGCGCCGGCTGCGCATCGCCAACGGGTCCGGGGTGACGGTCACCGAGGTCAACCAGCTCGTCGAGAGGTTCTTCGAGGCGCGCAAGATGATGTCGGCCATGGCCGGCCGCATGGGCGGCCCGGGCGGCCACGGCAAGGGCAAGGGCAAGCGGGGCAAGAAGGGCAAGAAGGGCAAGAAGGGCGGGCGCGGTCCCACGCCGCCCAAGGTCAAGGGCGGCTTCCCCGGCGGCATGCCGGGCGGATTCCCGGGCATGCCGGGTGGGATGCCCGGCGGGATGCCGGACCTGTCGTCGATGCCGAAGGGCCTCGACAAGCTGCCCCCGGGGCTTGAGGGCATCGACCTGTCGCAGCTGGATCTGCCCGGGAAGGACGGGAAGGCGAAGTGA
- a CDS encoding P-II family nitrogen regulator, whose product MKLVTAIIRPVALDEVEAALSAAGVHGMTVTEVRGRGRQKGHTELYRGSEFAVDMHTKAKVEVVVADTAVDAVVAALVAAARSGDGDVGRVGDGKVWVTRVEQVVRVRTGELGADAV is encoded by the coding sequence GTGAAGCTCGTGACCGCAATCATCCGCCCCGTGGCGCTCGATGAGGTCGAGGCGGCGCTGAGTGCCGCGGGGGTGCACGGGATGACGGTGACCGAAGTGCGGGGCCGCGGCCGGCAGAAGGGGCACACCGAGCTCTACCGCGGCAGCGAGTTCGCGGTGGACATGCACACGAAGGCCAAGGTGGAGGTGGTCGTCGCCGATACCGCCGTCGACGCGGTGGTCGCCGCGCTCGTCGCGGCGGCCCGGTCCGGTGACGGCGACGTCGGCCGGGTCGGCGACGGCAAGGTGTGGGTGACCCGGGTCGAGCAGGTGGTGCGGGTGCGCACCGGGGAGCTGGGCGCGGACGCGGTGTGA
- a CDS encoding ammonium transporter produces MTGSVWEAVAPDGVVLQAVGAGSPDAGNTAWVLISAGLVMLMTPGLAFFYGGMVRARSVLNMIMMSFSALGVVGVLWVLFGFSAVFGDSVGGVIGDPLDFAALGGILPEGAGDAPLVGTIPAAAFVIFQLMFASITVALISGAVADRMKFSAWLVFAGIWAVLVYFPVAHWVFAADGLVSGEGGWIISDLHAIDFAGGTAVHINAGVAALVLATVLGVRRGWRTHPSRPHNLTLVMIGVALLWFGWIGFNSGSALAADGAAASVLVMTIVAACAGMLAWLVVERIRDGHHTTLGAASGVVAGLVGITPACASVDVVGALVIGVVSGAACALAVGVKFRLGYDDSLDVVGVHLVGGLIGTLLVGLFATSAAPTGVDGLFYGGGADQLWRQAVGAAAVMVYAAVVTTVIALAVRACIGLRVDPEDEIAGIDLSQHAESAYDWGRTAGRQVPSPGHAGIDHSAAESGVRGADPAAAGQDREYAVTGGGRGPS; encoded by the coding sequence ATGACGGGATCGGTGTGGGAGGCGGTCGCCCCGGACGGGGTCGTGCTGCAGGCGGTCGGCGCGGGGTCGCCGGACGCGGGGAACACGGCGTGGGTGCTGATCAGTGCGGGACTGGTCATGCTCATGACGCCGGGGCTCGCGTTCTTCTACGGCGGCATGGTGCGGGCGCGCAGCGTGCTGAACATGATCATGATGAGCTTCAGCGCGCTCGGTGTCGTCGGGGTGCTCTGGGTGCTGTTCGGCTTCTCGGCGGTGTTCGGCGATTCGGTCGGCGGAGTCATCGGCGACCCGCTCGACTTCGCCGCGCTCGGCGGCATCCTCCCCGAGGGCGCGGGCGACGCCCCGCTGGTGGGCACCATCCCGGCTGCGGCCTTCGTGATCTTCCAGCTCATGTTCGCCTCTATCACGGTGGCGCTGATCTCCGGGGCCGTCGCGGACCGGATGAAGTTCTCCGCGTGGTTGGTGTTCGCGGGGATCTGGGCCGTGCTGGTGTACTTCCCGGTGGCGCACTGGGTGTTCGCCGCGGACGGGCTCGTGTCAGGGGAGGGCGGCTGGATCATCTCGGACCTGCACGCCATCGACTTCGCCGGCGGCACCGCGGTGCACATCAACGCCGGCGTGGCGGCGCTGGTGCTCGCGACGGTGCTGGGCGTGCGCCGGGGGTGGCGTACCCACCCGTCGCGGCCGCACAACCTGACGCTGGTGATGATCGGCGTGGCGCTGCTGTGGTTCGGGTGGATCGGGTTCAACTCCGGGTCCGCGCTGGCGGCCGACGGCGCGGCGGCGTCGGTGCTGGTGATGACGATCGTGGCGGCGTGCGCCGGCATGCTCGCCTGGCTGGTGGTCGAGCGCATCCGGGACGGCCACCACACCACGCTGGGCGCGGCCTCCGGGGTCGTCGCGGGCCTGGTGGGCATCACCCCCGCGTGCGCGTCGGTCGACGTGGTGGGGGCGTTGGTGATCGGCGTGGTCTCGGGTGCGGCCTGCGCCCTGGCGGTAGGGGTCAAGTTCCGCCTCGGCTACGACGATTCGCTCGACGTGGTCGGTGTGCACCTGGTCGGCGGGCTCATCGGGACGCTGTTGGTGGGGCTGTTCGCCACGTCCGCCGCGCCCACCGGCGTGGACGGGTTGTTCTACGGCGGCGGGGCCGACCAGTTGTGGCGGCAGGCCGTGGGAGCCGCGGCGGTGATGGTCTACGCCGCCGTCGTGACGACGGTGATCGCCCTGGCGGTGCGGGCATGCATAGGGCTGCGGGTGGACCCGGAGGACGAGATCGCCGGGATCGATCTGAGCCAGCACGCCGAGTCCGCCTACGACTGGGGCCGCACCGCCGGCCGGCAGGTGCCAAGCCCCGGGCACGCCGGAATCGACCATTCCGCCGCGGAGTCCGGCGTCCGGGGTGCCGATCCGGCCGCAGCGGGGCAGGATCGTGAGTATGCGGTGACCGGTGGCGGGCGCGGGCCGTCGTGA
- the ftsY gene encoding signal recognition particle-docking protein FtsY, translated as MGRVNSALWIVIAVVAALVVIAIVAGAVLYRRRQISFTPPPEAGIEERKAKPGGYTTSSGFDFSEGSGGSGGVAAPERPREPEPAARPESPAPVVPPESAAPAASTASATPAAPVEPAVPEGPAAPAEETAPSAETAPPVETAPPVDGATTAPAEPEAPAEPAEAPAEPEAPVGTPVPTAEPETPAAPAEPEPLAAPEAPAAPAAPAAPAEEIAPTDGRLERLRGRLSRSQSAVGKSLLGLLGGGDLDEDAWEEVEDTLIIADLGAATTDKIVTRLRDQMATRSVRTEDQARALLREVLVDELQTANARSVRALPHSGSPAVLLVVGVNGTGKTTTTGKLARVLVADGRRILLGAADTFRAAAADQLETWADRVGAEVVRGKEGGDPAAVAFDAVARGIEQGVDAVLVDTAGRLHTKTGLMDELGKVKRVVEKKAPVDEVLLVLDATVGQNGLTQARVFAEVVDITGVVLTKLDGTAKGGIVFQVQHELGVPVKLVGLGEGPDDLAPFDPGAFVDALLG; from the coding sequence ATGGGGCGCGTGAACTCAGCACTCTGGATCGTCATCGCAGTCGTGGCGGCGCTGGTCGTCATCGCCATCGTCGCCGGGGCGGTGCTTTACCGGCGCCGGCAGATCAGCTTCACCCCGCCGCCGGAAGCCGGGATCGAGGAGCGCAAGGCGAAGCCCGGGGGGTATACGACCTCGTCCGGGTTCGACTTCAGCGAGGGCTCAGGGGGTTCCGGTGGCGTCGCGGCGCCCGAGCGTCCGCGGGAACCGGAACCCGCCGCGCGGCCGGAGTCGCCGGCGCCGGTCGTTCCGCCGGAGTCTGCCGCCCCGGCCGCGTCGACTGCTTCCGCTACGCCTGCCGCTCCTGTAGAGCCTGCTGTCCCTGAAGGACCCGCGGCCCCCGCGGAGGAGACAGCACCGTCGGCGGAGACCGCACCGCCGGTGGAGACCGCACCGCCGGTGGACGGTGCGACGACCGCCCCCGCAGAGCCCGAGGCCCCCGCTGAGCCGGCGGAAGCGCCGGCGGAGCCGGAAGCGCCCGTGGGGACGCCCGTCCCCACTGCGGAACCGGAGACTCCGGCCGCCCCCGCAGAACCCGAGCCCCTTGCCGCGCCCGAGGCCCCGGCAGCGCCCGCAGCCCCTGCGGCGCCCGCGGAGGAGATCGCGCCCACCGATGGCAGGCTCGAGCGCCTGCGCGGCCGCCTGTCCCGCTCGCAATCGGCGGTGGGCAAGTCGCTGCTCGGGTTGCTCGGCGGCGGCGACCTGGACGAGGACGCCTGGGAAGAGGTCGAGGACACGCTCATCATCGCCGACCTCGGCGCCGCCACCACGGACAAGATCGTCACGCGGCTGCGCGACCAGATGGCGACCCGGTCGGTACGGACGGAGGACCAGGCGCGCGCGCTGTTGCGTGAGGTCCTGGTGGACGAGCTCCAGACCGCCAACGCGCGGTCGGTGCGCGCGCTGCCGCACAGCGGAAGCCCCGCGGTGCTGCTGGTCGTCGGCGTCAACGGCACCGGCAAGACCACGACGACCGGCAAGCTCGCGCGGGTACTCGTCGCGGACGGCCGGCGCATCCTGCTCGGCGCGGCGGACACGTTCCGCGCCGCTGCCGCCGACCAGCTCGAGACCTGGGCCGACAGGGTCGGTGCCGAGGTGGTCCGCGGCAAGGAGGGCGGCGACCCGGCCGCGGTGGCCTTCGACGCGGTGGCGCGCGGCATCGAGCAGGGCGTCGACGCGGTGCTGGTGGACACCGCGGGCCGGCTGCACACGAAGACCGGCCTGATGGACGAGCTCGGCAAGGTCAAGCGTGTCGTCGAGAAGAAGGCGCCGGTGGACGAGGTGCTGCTGGTGCTCGACGCCACGGTGGGGCAGAACGGGCTCACGCAGGCCCGGGTGTTCGCGGAGGTCGTCGACATCACCGGCGTCGTGCTGACCAAGCTCGACGGCACGGCGAAGGGCGGCATCGTGTTCCAGGTGCAGCACGAGCTGGGCGTGCCGGTCAAGCTCGTCGGCCTGGGGGAGGGGCCCGACGACCTCGCGCCCTTCGACCCGGGCGCGTTCGTGGACGCGCTGCTGGGGTGA
- a CDS encoding AurF N-oxygenase family protein, whose translation MTLQDSDTAVDRRAAHAPGLSPQYRRMLRTLSEGSVDKHFHPYLDIDWDNPALALDPQDPRWVLSPAIDPLGATQWYQDQPLDSRIAMGRWRQANAIKVGASFETILIRGLMHYVTALPNNSPEFRYCLHEMTEECNHIQMFQELVNRIGVDVPGMRPAFRRASPFIGLAGGYAYVVLFIGILGGEEPIDHYQKSLLRHDVELPPLVQRVMQIHIAEEARHISFAGDFLRTHMPRMGRASRATCSVLFPVAMRWLAGEIMTPPKEFARRFDIPDAVIREAFWDSPRSRQIMSGYFDDMRTLADELGLMNPVSRRLWRGLGIDGRRARYRGEPDRRDFAA comes from the coding sequence ATGACTCTCCAGGATTCCGACACCGCGGTGGACCGCCGCGCCGCCCACGCCCCCGGCCTGTCGCCGCAGTACCGGCGGATGCTGCGCACCCTTTCGGAGGGGTCGGTGGACAAGCATTTCCACCCGTACCTCGACATCGACTGGGACAACCCCGCCCTGGCGCTCGACCCGCAGGATCCGCGCTGGGTCCTCTCGCCTGCGATCGACCCGCTGGGCGCCACACAGTGGTACCAGGACCAGCCGCTGGACAGCCGGATCGCCATGGGCCGCTGGCGCCAGGCCAATGCGATCAAGGTCGGCGCATCGTTCGAGACCATCCTCATCCGCGGCCTCATGCATTACGTGACGGCACTGCCGAACAACTCGCCGGAGTTCCGCTACTGCCTCCACGAGATGACCGAGGAGTGCAACCACATCCAGATGTTCCAGGAACTCGTCAACCGCATCGGGGTCGACGTGCCCGGAATGCGGCCGGCGTTCCGGCGCGCGTCCCCGTTCATCGGCCTGGCCGGCGGATACGCCTACGTGGTCCTGTTCATCGGCATCCTCGGCGGCGAGGAGCCCATCGACCACTACCAGAAGTCCCTGCTGCGCCACGACGTCGAACTGCCGCCGCTGGTCCAGCGGGTCATGCAGATCCACATCGCCGAGGAGGCGCGGCACATCTCCTTCGCCGGCGATTTCCTGCGGACGCACATGCCCCGCATGGGCCGGGCGTCACGGGCCACGTGCTCGGTGCTCTTCCCCGTGGCGATGCGGTGGCTGGCCGGCGAGATCATGACCCCGCCCAAGGAGTTCGCCCGCAGGTTCGACATCCCCGACGCGGTCATCCGCGAGGCGTTCTGGGACAGTCCGCGTTCGCGTCAGATCATGTCCGGCTACTTCGACGACATGCGCACGCTGGCCGACGAGCTGGGCCTGATGAACCCGGTCTCCCGGCGGCTGTGGCGCGGGCTGGGGATCGACGGCCGCCGCGCCCGGTACCGCGGCGAGCCCGACCGGCGCGACTTCGCCGCCTGA
- the smc gene encoding chromosome segregation protein SMC, with the protein MHLKSLTLKGFKSFASSTTLRFEPGITCVVGPNGSGKSNVVDALTWVMGEQGAKALRGGKMDDVIFAGTSGRSPLGRAEVTLTIDNADGALPIEYSEVSITRRVYREGGGEYEINGSSCRLMDVQELLSDTGIGREMHVIVGQGRITGILESRPEERRAFIEEAAGVLKHRRRREKAVRKLDSMQANLSRLTDLTTELRRQLKPLGRQAEVARRAQTVQADLRDARLRLAADDLVARRAEMEQGAAQEAELRAQLEAAQAELDDAAGRLAEDEEALARLEPEAKAAQQAWFRLSALAERVDATVRIAHDRAATLATEQQDAPGRDPDELDRQAERAAEEEAELEQSVESAADVLAAAREALDEREQVAAEAERAHVAAVRAVADRREGLARLVGEVNTLRSRTESVDAEVTRLTEAMVQAQERAAAAHDEFAQAQAQADELEGDEAALDERHEHAAAEYEAAEARVAELRAGEREAEQKVVSLRARIEALEMSLARKDGAAWVLERAGLGDAAGDAAATTDAADAAQGSADGVVGRLAERMRVRAGYERAVAAALGPAAEAVAMRDADAAAGAIAALKEGEAGRAAFITPAAGPAQAGPGPGPDDGALAGGAVWAETLVDVDGDLGAAVRSLLSRVAVADDLAAAFCTVEASPAVRVATRDGDLVGHGWSVGGSESATSMLEVQAAVDEAGEAAVAASARAEELAAALAGAVAEADVRRENAEVTLAALTESDASMSAVYEQLGRLGQAARAAEAEHGRLSTQRQEAEAGREETVAALTGLEERLRLAEQSVPGDDEQEAGDGALAEARDDAVAAVSEARAVEVEARLGLRTAEERAAALRGRADGLRRAAAAERQARERAERARLRRRRAAGVATAVSETGAVVAERLAAEVSWAAQERDGLESQRVERSERVRETRGRVTELTQTLHTLTDAAHRDEMARAKIALRIEQLEEQILEQNGMAPDDLVSEYGPHVPLPPSELEISEYEQARERGEQVVAPAPMPFDRATQMRRAKQAEKDLRTLGKVNPLALEEFAAMEERYNFLATQLEDVKKARQDLLDVVDEVDARILQVFTDAYADVEREFVDVFATLFPGGEGRLVLTDPEDMLTTGVEVEARPPGKKVKRLSLLSGGEKSLTAVAMLVAIFRARPSPFYVMDEVEAALDEVNLNRLISLFTQLRERSQLIVITHQKSTMEIADALYGVSMRGDGITQVISQRMRGVDLGDVPVTE; encoded by the coding sequence ATGCATCTGAAGAGCCTCACGCTCAAGGGCTTCAAGTCTTTCGCCTCGTCGACCACGCTGCGGTTCGAGCCGGGGATCACCTGCGTGGTGGGTCCCAACGGCTCGGGCAAGTCCAATGTGGTCGATGCGCTGACCTGGGTCATGGGCGAGCAGGGGGCCAAGGCGCTGCGCGGCGGCAAGATGGACGACGTGATCTTCGCCGGCACGTCCGGGCGTTCCCCGCTGGGCCGCGCCGAGGTCACCTTGACCATCGACAACGCGGACGGCGCCCTGCCCATCGAGTACTCCGAGGTGTCGATCACGCGTCGAGTGTACCGCGAGGGCGGCGGAGAATACGAGATCAACGGCTCGTCGTGCCGGTTGATGGACGTGCAGGAGCTGCTCAGCGACACCGGCATCGGCCGCGAGATGCACGTGATCGTCGGTCAAGGCCGCATCACCGGGATCCTCGAATCGCGTCCGGAGGAACGCCGGGCCTTCATCGAAGAGGCCGCCGGGGTGCTCAAGCACCGCCGCCGCCGGGAGAAGGCGGTGCGCAAGCTCGATTCGATGCAGGCGAACCTCAGCCGGCTGACGGATCTCACGACGGAGCTGCGCCGCCAGCTCAAGCCGCTCGGCCGCCAGGCGGAGGTGGCGCGCCGGGCGCAGACCGTCCAGGCCGACCTGCGCGATGCGCGTCTGCGGCTGGCGGCGGACGACCTGGTGGCGCGGCGCGCCGAGATGGAGCAGGGGGCCGCGCAGGAGGCCGAGCTGCGCGCACAGCTCGAGGCCGCGCAGGCCGAGTTGGACGACGCCGCCGGGCGGCTCGCGGAGGACGAGGAGGCGCTCGCCCGTCTGGAGCCGGAGGCGAAGGCGGCACAGCAAGCCTGGTTCCGCCTGTCGGCGCTGGCGGAGCGGGTCGACGCCACCGTCCGGATCGCACACGATCGCGCGGCCACTCTCGCTACGGAACAGCAGGACGCACCGGGACGCGACCCCGACGAGCTCGACCGGCAGGCGGAGCGAGCGGCCGAGGAGGAGGCCGAGCTGGAGCAGTCGGTGGAATCGGCGGCAGACGTGCTCGCCGCGGCGCGGGAGGCGCTGGACGAGCGCGAACAGGTCGCCGCGGAGGCAGAGCGCGCCCACGTGGCGGCGGTGCGGGCGGTGGCCGACCGGCGGGAGGGGCTCGCGCGCCTGGTGGGCGAGGTGAACACGCTGCGCAGCCGCACGGAATCGGTGGACGCGGAGGTGACGCGCCTCACCGAGGCGATGGTGCAGGCGCAGGAGCGCGCCGCCGCGGCGCACGACGAGTTCGCGCAGGCGCAGGCGCAGGCCGACGAGCTGGAGGGCGACGAGGCCGCCCTGGACGAGCGGCACGAGCACGCCGCCGCGGAGTATGAGGCGGCCGAGGCGCGGGTGGCCGAGCTGCGCGCCGGCGAGCGGGAGGCGGAGCAGAAGGTGGTCTCGCTGCGCGCCCGCATCGAGGCCCTGGAAATGAGCCTGGCGCGCAAGGACGGCGCCGCATGGGTGCTCGAGCGGGCGGGTCTCGGTGACGCCGCGGGCGACGCGGCCGCCACCACCGACGCGGCCGATGCCGCGCAGGGGTCCGCCGACGGCGTGGTGGGCAGGCTCGCAGAGCGCATGCGCGTGCGGGCCGGGTACGAGCGGGCCGTCGCTGCGGCGCTCGGACCCGCGGCGGAAGCGGTGGCGATGCGCGACGCGGACGCGGCGGCAGGCGCCATCGCGGCGCTCAAGGAAGGCGAGGCGGGCAGGGCCGCGTTCATCACCCCGGCCGCCGGTCCGGCGCAGGCCGGGCCTGGCCCGGGGCCCGACGACGGCGCGCTCGCAGGGGGCGCGGTGTGGGCGGAGACCCTGGTGGACGTCGACGGCGACCTGGGCGCGGCGGTGCGGTCGCTGCTGTCGCGGGTGGCGGTCGCCGACGATCTGGCGGCGGCCTTCTGCACGGTCGAGGCGTCGCCGGCGGTGCGCGTCGCCACGCGCGACGGCGACCTGGTGGGCCACGGCTGGTCGGTGGGCGGCTCGGAGTCGGCCACGAGCATGCTCGAGGTGCAGGCTGCGGTGGACGAGGCGGGCGAGGCCGCGGTGGCCGCGTCCGCGCGCGCCGAGGAGCTCGCCGCAGCGCTGGCCGGGGCGGTGGCCGAGGCGGATGTGCGGCGCGAGAACGCCGAGGTGACGCTCGCGGCCCTGACGGAGTCGGACGCGTCCATGTCGGCGGTGTATGAACAGCTCGGCCGGCTCGGGCAGGCGGCCCGCGCCGCGGAGGCCGAGCACGGACGCCTGAGCACGCAGCGGCAGGAGGCCGAGGCGGGCCGCGAGGAGACGGTCGCCGCGCTGACCGGGCTGGAGGAACGGCTGCGCCTTGCCGAACAGTCCGTTCCCGGTGACGATGAGCAGGAGGCGGGCGACGGCGCGCTGGCCGAGGCGCGGGACGATGCGGTGGCCGCGGTATCGGAGGCGCGCGCGGTGGAGGTGGAGGCCCGGTTGGGGCTGCGGACCGCGGAAGAGCGTGCGGCGGCGTTGCGCGGGCGGGCCGACGGGTTGCGTCGCGCGGCGGCGGCCGAACGTCAGGCGCGGGAACGGGCCGAACGGGCCCGGCTGCGGCGCCGGCGGGCTGCCGGCGTCGCCACAGCGGTCTCCGAGACGGGGGCGGTGGTCGCGGAGCGGCTCGCGGCGGAGGTGTCGTGGGCCGCGCAGGAGCGCGACGGCCTGGAGTCGCAGCGCGTCGAGCGGTCCGAGCGCGTGCGTGAGACACGGGGGCGCGTGACGGAGCTGACGCAGACGCTGCACACGCTCACCGACGCGGCGCACCGCGACGAGATGGCGCGGGCGAAGATCGCACTGCGCATCGAACAGCTTGAGGAGCAGATCCTCGAACAGAACGGCATGGCACCGGACGACTTGGTGTCCGAGTACGGCCCGCACGTTCCGCTGCCGCCGTCCGAGCTCGAGATCTCCGAGTACGAGCAGGCGCGGGAGCGGGGCGAACAGGTGGTGGCGCCGGCGCCGATGCCGTTCGACCGTGCCACCCAGATGCGCCGGGCCAAGCAGGCGGAGAAGGACCTGCGCACTCTCGGCAAGGTGAACCCGCTCGCGCTCGAAGAGTTCGCGGCCATGGAGGAGCGCTACAACTTCCTCGCCACGCAGCTCGAGGACGTGAAGAAGGCGCGCCAGGATCTGCTCGACGTGGTCGACGAAGTGGACGCGCGCATCCTGCAGGTGTTCACCGACGCCTACGCGGACGTGGAGCGCGAGTTCGTCGACGTGTTCGCCACGTTGTTCCCCGGGGGCGAGGGGCGCCTGGTGCTCACCGACCCGGAGGACATGCTCACCACCGGCGTGGAGGTGGAAGCGCGCCCGCCGGGCAAGAAGGTCAAACGGCTGTCGCTGCTCTCCGGCGGGGAGAAGTCGCTCACCGCGGTGGCCATGCTCGTCGCGATCTTCCGTGCACGTCCGTCGCCGTTCTACGTGATGGACGAGGTGGAGGCCGCCCTCGACGAGGTCAACCTGAACCGCCTGATCAGCCTGTTCACGCAGCTGCGCGAGCGTTCGCAGCTCATCGTCATCACGCACCAGAAGTCCACGATGGAGATCGCGGACGCCCTGTACGGGGTGAGCATGCGCGGCGACGGCATCACCCAGGTCATCTCCCAGCGCATGCGCGGGGTGGACCTGGGTGACGTGCCCGTGACCGAGTGA